In one window of Juglans regia cultivar Chandler chromosome 3, Walnut 2.0, whole genome shotgun sequence DNA:
- the LOC108979697 gene encoding 11 kDa late embryogenesis abundant protein, which yields MQTGKNAAASAKETAANVAASAKSGMEKAKASAQEKAEKMTAHDPVEKEMATEKEEAIKQQAELEKQEARMHNAANKQAERGGALGGGYATTGTEGVVESHPAGIDKGTGRTTAQNPRVEGTGPTYGTGGTYR from the exons ATGCAGACAGGGAAGAACGCAGCTGCTTCCGCGAAGGAAACGGCGGCCAACGTTGCGGCCTCCGCCAAATCTGGCATGGAGAAGGCCAAGGCCAGCGCTCAGGAGAAG GCAGAAAAGATGACAGCTCATGATCCAGTGGAGAAAGAAATGGCCACCGAAAAGGAAGAGGCGATAAAACAACAGGCTGAACTGGAGAAGCAGGAGGCACGTATGCACAACGCTGCAAACAAACAGGCGGAGAGGGGCGGAGCGCTTGGCGGAGGATATGCTACGACAGGGACTGAGGGTGTGGTGGAGTCGCACCCAGCTGGGATAGATAAGGGTACCGGGAGGACCACAGCCCAAAATCCCCGTGTGGAAGGGACCGGCCCTACTTATGGAACTGGTGGTACCTACCGCTGA
- the LOC108979701 gene encoding zinc finger CCCH domain-containing protein 14-like, protein MDIRKRGRPEAGLNANGGAKKFKQEMDSTGVGSKSKPCTKFFSTAGCPFGESCHFLHYVPGGYNAVAQMMNLAPAVPAASRNMAGPPTIQNGSTPAVKTRMCNKYNTAEGCKFGDKCHFAHNDWELGKPIAPSHEDPRAMGPIPGRMGSRMELAPPGPAASFGASATAKISVDASLAGAIIGKGGVNSKQICRQTGAKLSIRDHESDPNLRNIELEGTFEQIKEASAMVRQLIVTVSVSGPPKTHGMPGAAAPPGSNYKTKLCENFTKGSCTFGERCHFAHGAAELRKSGV, encoded by the exons ATGGATATTCGCAAGAGAGGGAGGCCTGAAGCTGGGTTGAACGCTAATGGCGGCGCCAAGAAGTTCAAACAAG AAATGGACTCAACTGGTGTAGGAAGCAAATCGAAGCCATGCACCAAGTTTTTCAG CACTGCTGGCTGTCCCTTTGGTGAGAGCTGCCACTTCCTGCACTATGTTCCTGGTGGATATAATGCTGTGGCACAGATGATGAATCTAGCACCTGCTGTTCCTGCAGCATCTAGAAACATGGCGGGGCCACCAACCATCCAAAATGGTTCAACACCTGCAGTTAAAACCCGCATGTGCAACAAGTATAATACTGCTGAAGGCTGCAAATTTGGTGACAAATGCCATTTCGCTCATAATGACTGGGAACTTGGTAAGCCTATTGCTCCATCTCATGAAGATCCACGTGCAATGGGACCTATCCCTGGCCGAATGGGTTCTCGGATGGAGCTTGCCCCACCAGGCCCTGCTGCTAGTTTTGGTGCTTCGGCCACTGCAAAAATCAGTGTCGATGCTTCCCTTGCTGGAGCCATCATTGGGAAGGGTGGTGTGAATTCCAAGCAGATATGTCGCCAGACAGGAGCCAAGCTTTCAATTCGAGATCACGAGTCTGATCCCAATCTCAGAAACATTGAACTTGAGGGGACTTTTGAACAGATTAAGGAAGCAAGTGCTATGGTGAGGCAGCTAATTGTGACTGTCTCGGTGTCCGGCCCACCAAAAACCCATGGAATGCCTGGGGCTGCAGCTCCGCCCGGAAGCAACTATAAGACTAAGCTGTGTGAGAACTTTACCAAGGGATCGTGCACCTTTGGAGAAAGATGTCACTTTGCTCATGGTGCTGCTGAATTGCGCAAATCAGGGGTGTGA